A part of Streptomyces sp. DSM 40750 genomic DNA contains:
- a CDS encoding maleylpyruvate isomerase family mycothiol-dependent enzyme: METAEHIRALDEEGRLLAAAARKAGTDAEVPTCPGWRVRDLVRHTGLVHRWATAFVAEGHTSPRPLGSDPDLDGDALLTWFEEGHRHLVDTLRAAPADVDCWHFLPAPSPLAFWARRQAHETAVHRADAESALGAPPGEPSMDFAVDGIDELLLAFHARGRSRARTETPRVLRVRATDTGAAWTVRLSSEPPMTERADASDTTDAKGADCEIAGPAPRLYLSLWNRLPFPAVTGDPSLAELWRKTSGIG, translated from the coding sequence ATGGAGACCGCCGAGCACATCAGAGCCCTGGACGAGGAGGGCCGGCTGCTGGCCGCGGCCGCCCGGAAGGCCGGCACGGACGCCGAGGTGCCGACATGTCCCGGCTGGCGGGTACGGGACCTGGTGCGGCACACAGGCCTGGTGCACCGCTGGGCCACGGCCTTCGTCGCCGAGGGCCACACCTCGCCCCGCCCTCTCGGGAGCGACCCGGACCTGGACGGTGACGCGCTGCTGACCTGGTTCGAGGAGGGGCACCGGCACCTCGTCGACACCCTGCGCGCCGCCCCGGCCGACGTCGACTGCTGGCACTTCCTGCCCGCCCCCTCCCCACTGGCCTTCTGGGCGCGTCGCCAGGCCCACGAGACGGCCGTGCACCGCGCCGACGCGGAGTCCGCGCTCGGCGCCCCGCCCGGCGAACCCTCCATGGACTTCGCCGTCGACGGCATCGACGAACTGCTGCTCGCCTTCCACGCGCGCGGCAGGAGCCGGGCGCGCACCGAGACGCCGCGTGTCCTGCGGGTGCGGGCGACGGACACCGGCGCCGCCTGGACCGTACGGCTGTCGTCGGAGCCGCCCATGACGGAACGGGCCGACGCGTCGGACACCACGGACGCCAAGGGCGCCGACTGCGAGATCGCGGGCCCGGCGCCCCGGCTGTACCTGTCCCTGTGGAACCGGCTCCCCTTCCCCGCCGTCACGGGCGACCCCTCGCTCGCGGAGCTGTGGCGGAAGACCTCGGGCATCGGCTGA
- a CDS encoding DUF6332 family protein, with translation MGRRTQAERDAMTTEIGFALFAGAVLAGAAYFGVTELLPTVFGSLRGRWSLLGPIAVSVTVVVFVAVVTTVLTRFRRATRPGGQGPAPPGRPGAAQPSQPGRTNPDS, from the coding sequence ATGGGGAGACGAACGCAGGCCGAGCGGGACGCGATGACCACGGAGATCGGTTTCGCGCTCTTCGCGGGGGCGGTGCTGGCGGGCGCGGCCTACTTCGGCGTGACGGAATTACTCCCGACCGTCTTCGGCTCCCTGCGCGGCCGGTGGAGCCTGCTCGGCCCCATCGCGGTCAGCGTGACCGTGGTGGTGTTCGTCGCGGTCGTCACGACCGTGCTGACCCGCTTCCGACGCGCCACGCGACCTGGCGGGCAGGGTCCCGCACCACCCGGCCGACCGGGCGCGGCTCAGCCCAGCCAGCCCGGCCGCACCAACCCCGACTCGTAG
- a CDS encoding response regulator: protein MIRVLLADDQSLVRAGFKALLDAQPDIEVAGEAAEGEEALIKVRELRPDVVLMDIRMPLLDGLAATRRINDDPDLEQVKVVMLTTFELDEYVFEAIRSGASGFLVKDTEPEELVRAVRAVVEGDALLSPGVTRRLISEFAARSKEPAAVASLAGLTEREREVMALVGIGLTNDEIARRLVVSPLTAKTHVSRTMVKLGARDRAQLVVLAYESGLVRPGWLG from the coding sequence GTGATCCGCGTACTGCTCGCCGACGATCAGTCTCTGGTGAGGGCGGGGTTCAAGGCGCTGCTCGACGCGCAGCCCGACATCGAGGTGGCCGGGGAGGCGGCCGAGGGGGAGGAGGCGCTCATCAAGGTGCGCGAACTCCGCCCCGATGTCGTCCTGATGGACATCCGCATGCCCCTTCTCGACGGCCTCGCCGCGACCCGGCGCATCAATGACGATCCGGATCTCGAACAGGTCAAGGTCGTCATGCTGACCACCTTCGAGCTCGACGAGTACGTCTTCGAGGCGATCCGCTCCGGGGCGTCCGGCTTCCTGGTGAAGGACACCGAGCCGGAGGAACTCGTGCGCGCGGTACGGGCGGTGGTCGAGGGCGACGCGCTGTTGTCGCCCGGGGTGACCCGGCGGCTGATCTCCGAGTTCGCGGCCCGTTCCAAGGAGCCGGCGGCCGTCGCCTCCCTCGCCGGACTCACCGAGCGGGAGCGGGAGGTGATGGCGCTCGTCGGCATCGGCCTGACCAACGACGAGATCGCCCGCCGACTCGTCGTCAGCCCGCTGACCGCCAAGACGCATGTGAGCCGCACGATGGTGAAACTGGGCGCCCGCGACCGGGCCCAACTCGTCGTGCTGGCCTACGAGTCGGGGTTGGTGCGGCCGGGCTGGCTGGGCTGA
- a CDS encoding sensor histidine kinase has product MAEQGAEAGGPPMRGGRPRRWWRGGGPPWWNRPDGDEGGPRWPWRSTVAFTVFVMVGSNAAAEFQKDERASLEPFARVLLLVGALLLLWRWRRPVPVAFGTAATAMVYLGAGYPYGPVFFTVAVGCFSAIVAGHREAAWTAMGALWVGHVLVAHWLYRWLPPDGDDAASWGQEIVVVTWGVAIVAVSELARARREQWARERAERARDARRRADEERLRIARELHDVLAHSISVINVQAGVGLALLDSDPEQARTALITIKAAGKEALGEVRQVLDTLRTPGDAPRTPAPGLARLPELVEQAAGAGLTVGVEGEAPELPPGTDLAAFRIVQEALTNVVRHSGSRHARVVLDHDGRELWLRIDDDGPATGTGAGGSGSGLVGMRERAAALGGTIEAGPRADGGFRVLAVLPVRASREVKEDR; this is encoded by the coding sequence ATGGCAGAGCAGGGTGCGGAGGCGGGTGGCCCTCCGATGCGGGGCGGGCGGCCCCGGCGGTGGTGGCGCGGGGGCGGGCCGCCGTGGTGGAACCGGCCGGACGGCGACGAGGGAGGTCCTCGCTGGCCGTGGCGCTCCACGGTGGCGTTCACCGTCTTCGTCATGGTCGGCTCGAACGCGGCCGCCGAGTTCCAGAAGGACGAACGCGCCTCGCTCGAACCCTTCGCGCGTGTCCTGCTGCTCGTGGGCGCCCTCCTGCTGCTGTGGCGGTGGCGTCGGCCCGTGCCGGTCGCCTTCGGGACGGCCGCGACCGCCATGGTGTATCTGGGCGCCGGTTACCCGTACGGGCCGGTGTTCTTCACCGTCGCCGTCGGCTGCTTCAGCGCGATCGTCGCCGGGCACCGCGAGGCCGCCTGGACGGCGATGGGCGCGCTGTGGGTGGGGCATGTGCTGGTGGCGCACTGGCTGTACCGGTGGCTGCCGCCGGATGGGGACGACGCCGCGAGCTGGGGGCAGGAGATCGTCGTCGTGACCTGGGGCGTGGCGATCGTCGCGGTCTCGGAGCTGGCCCGCGCCCGGCGCGAGCAGTGGGCCCGGGAGCGGGCCGAGCGCGCGCGGGACGCCCGGCGGCGGGCCGACGAGGAACGGCTGCGGATCGCCCGCGAACTGCACGACGTCCTCGCGCACAGCATCTCGGTGATCAACGTCCAGGCGGGTGTCGGGCTGGCCCTCCTCGACTCCGACCCCGAACAGGCGCGCACCGCGCTCATCACCATCAAGGCGGCCGGCAAGGAGGCCCTGGGCGAGGTCCGCCAGGTCCTCGACACCCTCCGCACGCCCGGCGACGCCCCGCGCACCCCGGCCCCGGGGCTCGCCCGGCTCCCCGAACTCGTCGAGCAGGCGGCGGGCGCGGGCCTGACCGTCGGCGTCGAGGGCGAGGCGCCCGAGCTGCCGCCGGGTACCGACCTCGCCGCCTTCCGCATCGTCCAGGAGGCCCTCACCAACGTCGTACGGCATTCGGGGTCGCGGCACGCCCGCGTGGTCCTCGATCACGACGGGCGTGAGCTGTGGCTGCGGATCGACGACGACGGGCCCGCGACCGGCACCGGCGCGGGCGGCAGCGGCAGCGGACTCGTCGGGATGCGGGAGCGGGCCGCCGCGCTGGGTGGCACGATCGAGGCGGGCCCGCGCGCCGACGGGGGGTTCCGGGTGCTCGCCGTACTGCCGGTACGGGCGTCCCGCGAGGTCAAGGAGGACCGGTGA
- a CDS encoding TetR/AcrR family transcriptional regulator — translation MSTAQGARARARIEVTAAIKDEARRQLAAEGAAKLSLRAVARELGMVSSALYRYFPSRDELLTALIIDAFDSLGEAAEAAYAKAAGESPAGQWVAVCEGVREWALARPHEYALIYGSPVPGYTAPDATLPAASRVGQLAIRIVREAYQDKGVAQWKLPAEVRPEARRMAEEFAPDLPPEVVAVLVGAWAQLFGLVSFEVFGQFNRVVEDRGVFFRHAAGQLAHHVGLVFPHSETEVR, via the coding sequence ATGAGCACAGCACAAGGGGCGCGCGCCCGGGCCAGGATCGAGGTCACCGCCGCCATCAAGGACGAGGCGCGCAGACAACTCGCCGCCGAGGGCGCCGCCAAGCTGTCACTGCGTGCCGTGGCGCGCGAGCTCGGCATGGTCTCCTCCGCGCTGTACCGCTATTTCCCCAGCCGCGACGAGCTGCTGACCGCGCTGATCATCGACGCCTTCGACTCCCTGGGTGAGGCCGCCGAGGCCGCGTACGCGAAGGCCGCCGGTGAGAGCCCGGCGGGCCAGTGGGTCGCGGTGTGCGAAGGGGTGCGGGAGTGGGCACTGGCGCGGCCGCACGAGTACGCGTTGATCTACGGTTCGCCCGTGCCCGGGTACACCGCGCCCGACGCCACCCTGCCGGCCGCGTCCCGGGTCGGGCAGTTGGCGATCCGGATCGTGCGCGAGGCCTACCAGGACAAGGGTGTGGCTCAGTGGAAGCTGCCCGCCGAGGTGCGGCCCGAGGCGCGGCGGATGGCCGAGGAATTCGCGCCCGATCTGCCGCCGGAGGTGGTCGCGGTGCTGGTCGGGGCGTGGGCGCAGTTGTTCGGGCTGGTCAGCTTCGAGGTGTTCGGGCAGTTCAACCGGGTGGTCGAGGACCGGGGAGTGTTCTTCCGGCACGCGGCGGGCCAACTCGCCCACCACGTCGGTCTGGTGTTCCCGCACTCCGAGACCGAGGTCCGCTGA
- a CDS encoding nitroreductase family deazaflavin-dependent oxidoreductase yields the protein MSSSPHYIKSNPFDRVLNGFIGWLARRGVSLLGTAELSVRGRKSGEWRRLPVNPLPYEGGPYLVSARGHSEWVRNMRAAGGGRLQVGRRVREFTAVELPDAEKPVVLRTYLKKWGWEVGRFFGDVNADSTDEELLAAAPKHPVFRITVTR from the coding sequence ATGTCGTCGTCGCCCCACTACATCAAGTCCAACCCCTTCGACCGCGTGCTCAACGGCTTCATCGGCTGGCTCGCCCGCCGCGGCGTCAGCCTCCTCGGCACGGCCGAGCTCTCCGTGCGCGGCCGGAAGAGCGGCGAGTGGCGTCGGCTGCCGGTCAACCCGCTGCCGTACGAGGGCGGCCCCTACCTCGTCTCGGCGCGCGGCCACTCCGAGTGGGTGCGCAACATGCGGGCGGCGGGCGGGGGACGGCTTCAGGTGGGCCGGCGGGTGCGGGAGTTCACGGCGGTCGAGCTGCCCGACGCGGAGAAGCCCGTCGTGCTGCGCACCTATCTGAAGAAGTGGGGCTGGGAAGTGGGCCGGTTCTTCGGCGACGTCAACGCCGACTCCACCGACGAGGAGCTGCTCGCCGCCGCGCCGAAGCACCCCGTCTTCCGGATCACCGTCACACGGTGA
- a CDS encoding geranylgeranyl reductase family protein — MSSENSSADDVQRVWDVVVVGAGPAGASAAYAAAVAGRSVLLLEKAELPRYKTCGGGLIGPSRDALPPGFELPFKDRVHAVTFSLDGRYARTRKSKQMLFGLINRPEFDQQLVEHAQKAGAELRTGVTVTRVEQHGSAVPDRRTVAVVLQSGETLLARAVVGADGSASRIGAHVGVKLEQVDLGLEAEIPVPETVAEDWKGRVLIDWGPMPGSYGWVFPKGDTLTVGVISARGEGAATKRYLEDFIGRLGLAGFEPSISSGHLTRCRADDSPLSRGRVLVCGDAAGLLEPWTREGISFALRSGRLAGEWAVRIAEAHDAVDTRRQALNYAFAVKAGLGVEMSVGKRLLIAFERRPGLFHAAITGFRPAWRAFVDITRGSTSLGEIVRTHPMAQRALTAFDR; from the coding sequence GTGAGCAGCGAGAACTCTTCGGCGGACGACGTGCAGCGGGTGTGGGACGTCGTCGTGGTGGGCGCGGGCCCCGCGGGGGCTTCGGCCGCCTACGCGGCGGCGGTCGCGGGACGCAGCGTCCTGTTGCTGGAGAAGGCGGAGCTGCCGCGGTACAAGACGTGCGGCGGCGGCCTCATCGGCCCCTCACGCGACGCGCTGCCGCCCGGTTTCGAACTGCCCTTCAAGGACCGGGTGCACGCGGTCACCTTCTCCCTCGACGGTCGTTACGCCCGGACGCGCAAGTCCAAGCAGATGTTGTTCGGGCTGATCAACCGGCCCGAGTTCGACCAGCAACTCGTCGAGCACGCCCAGAAGGCGGGCGCGGAGCTGCGTACGGGCGTCACGGTCACCCGGGTCGAGCAGCACGGCTCGGCCGTGCCGGACCGGCGCACGGTCGCCGTCGTCCTGCAGAGCGGCGAGACGCTGCTCGCGCGGGCCGTCGTCGGCGCCGACGGCAGCGCCAGCCGCATAGGAGCGCACGTCGGGGTGAAGCTGGAGCAGGTCGACCTCGGCCTGGAGGCGGAGATCCCCGTGCCGGAGACCGTCGCCGAGGACTGGAAGGGGCGCGTCCTCATCGACTGGGGCCCGATGCCCGGCAGTTACGGGTGGGTCTTCCCCAAGGGCGACACACTGACCGTCGGTGTGATCTCCGCGCGCGGTGAAGGTGCCGCCACCAAGCGGTACTTGGAGGACTTCATCGGGCGGCTCGGCCTCGCCGGCTTCGAACCGAGCATCTCCTCGGGGCACTTGACGCGCTGCCGCGCGGACGACTCGCCGCTCTCGCGGGGGCGGGTGCTGGTGTGCGGGGACGCGGCGGGGCTCCTTGAGCCCTGGACGCGGGAGGGAATCTCCTTCGCGCTGCGCTCGGGCCGGCTCGCGGGGGAGTGGGCGGTGCGGATCGCCGAGGCGCACGACGCGGTGGACACCCGCCGGCAGGCCCTGAACTACGCGTTCGCCGTGAAGGCGGGGCTCGGCGTCGAGATGAGCGTCGGCAAGCGGTTGCTGATCGCGTTCGAGCGTCGGCCCGGGCTCTTCCACGCGGCGATCACCGGCTTCCGTCCCGCCTGGCGGGCCTTCGTCGACATCACGCGCGGCTCGACCTCCCTGGGTGAGATCGTCCGGACCCACCCGATGGCCCAGCGTGCGCTGACCGCGTTCGACAGATAG
- a CDS encoding dipeptidase, which produces MPSNPVAETVASLIPRAREELTELVAFKSVADFDQYPKRESEGAANWVADALRAEGFQDVALLDTPDGTQSVYGYLPGPEGAKTVLLYAHYDVQPPLDETAWLSPPFELTERAGRWYGRGAADCKGGVIMHLLALRALKANGGVPVHIKVIAEGSEEMGTGGLQQYAEAHPELLAADTVVIGDAGNFRAGLPTVTSSLRGMILMRVKIDALEGNLHSGQFGGAAPDALAALIRVLDSLRAEDGTTTVDGLASDGAWDGLQYDDGQFRQDAKVLDGVDLVGSDTVADRIWARPAATVLGIDAPPVVGATPSIQASARALIGLRVPPGVDVTDAVKLLEAHLVAHTPWGARVSCEPIGHGQAFRADTSSPAYEAMAAAMAVAYPGQEMQYAGHGGSIPLCNALAALYPNAEILLIGLSEPEAQIHAVNESVSPEELERMSVAEALFLRNYAAN; this is translated from the coding sequence ATGCCGTCGAACCCGGTCGCCGAGACCGTCGCCTCATTGATCCCCCGGGCGAGGGAGGAGCTCACCGAACTGGTGGCCTTCAAGTCGGTGGCGGATTTCGACCAGTACCCGAAGCGCGAGAGCGAGGGCGCCGCGAACTGGGTCGCCGACGCGCTGCGCGCCGAGGGTTTCCAGGACGTGGCCCTGCTCGACACCCCCGACGGCACCCAGTCCGTGTACGGCTACCTGCCGGGGCCCGAGGGCGCGAAGACGGTCCTCCTCTACGCCCACTACGACGTGCAGCCGCCGCTGGACGAAACGGCCTGGCTGTCGCCGCCGTTCGAGCTGACCGAGCGCGCCGGCCGCTGGTACGGGCGCGGCGCGGCCGACTGCAAGGGCGGCGTGATCATGCACCTGCTGGCGCTGCGGGCGCTCAAGGCGAACGGCGGGGTCCCCGTCCACATCAAGGTGATCGCCGAGGGTTCCGAAGAGATGGGCACCGGCGGTCTCCAGCAGTACGCCGAGGCGCACCCCGAGTTGCTCGCCGCCGACACCGTCGTCATCGGCGACGCCGGCAACTTCCGCGCCGGACTGCCGACGGTCACCTCCTCCCTGCGCGGCATGATCCTCATGCGCGTGAAGATCGACGCCCTCGAAGGCAACCTGCACTCGGGCCAGTTCGGCGGCGCGGCCCCCGACGCGCTCGCCGCGCTGATCCGCGTCCTGGACTCACTGCGCGCCGAGGACGGTACGACGACGGTCGACGGACTCGCGAGCGACGGCGCGTGGGACGGCCTTCAGTACGACGACGGGCAGTTCCGCCAGGACGCCAAGGTCCTCGACGGCGTGGACCTGGTCGGCTCCGACACGGTCGCCGATCGCATCTGGGCCCGCCCGGCCGCCACCGTGCTCGGCATCGACGCCCCGCCGGTGGTCGGCGCGACCCCGTCGATCCAGGCGAGCGCCCGCGCCCTGATCGGGCTGCGCGTCCCGCCGGGCGTGGACGTCACGGACGCCGTCAAGCTCCTCGAGGCCCACCTGGTGGCGCACACCCCGTGGGGCGCCCGGGTGAGCTGCGAACCGATCGGCCATGGGCAGGCGTTCCGCGCCGACACCTCCAGCCCGGCCTACGAGGCGATGGCCGCCGCCATGGCCGTCGCCTATCCGGGCCAGGAGATGCAGTACGCGGGCCACGGCGGCTCCATCCCGCTGTGCAACGCCCTCGCCGCCCTCTACCCGAACGCCGAGATCCTCCTCATCGGCCTCAGCGAACCCGAGGCCCAGATCCACGCGGTCAACGAGAGCGTGTCCCCGGAGGAGCTGGAGCGCATGTCGGTGGCGGAGGCGCTGTTCCTGCGCAACTACGCGGCGAACTGA
- a CDS encoding NUDIX hydrolase — translation MIVWINGAFGAGKTTTARELIELIPNSTLFDPEVIGGALTHMLPAKRLAEVGDFQDLPSWRRLVVDTAAALLAELGGTLVVPMTLLRQEYRDEIFGGLAARRITVRHLLLAPAETILRERIAGREIPPDLPDGEMRMRQWAYDHIAPYRAALGGWLTADAHLVDTGALTPYETARRIADAVAADDVPVCDIVQTPEPTAETVAAGVLLFDEDDRVLLVDPTYKAGWEFPGGVVEAGEAPARAGVREVVEETGIRLDDVPRLLVVDWESPAPPGYGGLRLLFDGGRIDTSGAQRPVLPGPELRDWRFVTEEEAADLLPPVRYERLRWALRARERGAALYLEAGVPV, via the coding sequence GTGATCGTCTGGATCAACGGTGCGTTCGGTGCGGGGAAGACCACCACCGCACGGGAACTGATCGAACTGATCCCGAACAGCACGCTCTTCGACCCCGAGGTCATCGGCGGCGCACTGACGCACATGCTGCCGGCCAAACGCCTCGCCGAGGTCGGCGACTTCCAGGACCTGCCGAGCTGGCGACGGCTCGTGGTCGACACCGCCGCCGCCCTGCTCGCCGAGCTGGGCGGCACCCTCGTGGTCCCCATGACCCTGCTCCGCCAGGAGTACCGCGACGAGATCTTCGGCGGCCTCGCCGCCCGCCGCATCACCGTCCGGCATCTGCTCCTGGCCCCGGCTGAAACGATACTGCGAGAGCGAATAGCCGGGCGGGAGATACCGCCCGACCTCCCCGACGGCGAGATGCGGATGCGTCAATGGGCGTACGACCACATCGCGCCCTACCGCGCCGCCCTGGGCGGCTGGCTCACCGCCGATGCCCATCTCGTCGACACCGGCGCACTCACCCCGTACGAGACCGCGCGGCGTATCGCCGACGCCGTGGCCGCCGACGACGTACCCGTGTGCGACATCGTGCAGACCCCCGAGCCGACCGCCGAGACGGTTGCCGCGGGGGTCCTGCTGTTCGACGAGGACGACCGGGTTCTGCTTGTCGATCCGACCTACAAGGCCGGATGGGAGTTCCCCGGTGGAGTCGTGGAGGCCGGTGAGGCGCCGGCGCGTGCGGGGGTGCGCGAGGTCGTCGAGGAGACCGGGATACGGCTCGACGATGTGCCCCGGCTGCTGGTAGTCGACTGGGAGTCGCCCGCGCCGCCCGGATACGGGGGACTGCGCCTTCTCTTCGACGGTGGGCGCATTGATACGTCGGGGGCGCAGCGGCCCGTTCTGCCCGGGCCCGAGCTGCGTGACTGGCGATTCGTCACCGAGGAGGAGGCCGCGGATCTGCTGCCGCCGGTTCGGTATGAGCGGTTGCGGTGGGCTCTTCGGGCGCGGGAGCGGGGCGCCGCGCTGTACCTGGAGGCGGGGGTGCCGGTATGA
- a CDS encoding ROK family protein, translating into MQTDLVAALDIGGTKIAGALVDGHGRILVRAQRPTPAQEDGDTVMRAVEEVLGELTAAPLWSGATAVGIGSAGPVDASAGTVSPVNVPGWRGFPLVERVRAATGGLPIELIGDGVAITAAEHWQGAARGHDNALCMVVSTGVGGGLVLGGKLHAGPTGNAGHIGHISVDLDGDPCPCGARGCVERIASGPNIARRALANGWRPGPDGDTSAAAVATAARAGDPVAVASFERAAQALAAGIAATATLVEIDLAVIGGGVAGAGDVLFAPLRTALKDYATLSFVQDLTIAPAVMGTDAGLVGAAAAALARRPGPPVAGE; encoded by the coding sequence ATGCAGACCGACCTCGTGGCCGCGCTCGACATCGGCGGCACCAAGATCGCCGGGGCGCTGGTGGACGGCCACGGCCGGATCCTGGTGCGCGCACAGCGCCCGACGCCCGCCCAGGAGGACGGCGACACCGTGATGCGGGCCGTCGAGGAGGTCCTCGGCGAGCTCACCGCCGCCCCGCTGTGGAGCGGGGCCACGGCCGTCGGGATCGGCAGCGCGGGCCCGGTCGACGCCTCGGCCGGCACGGTCAGCCCGGTGAACGTCCCCGGCTGGCGCGGCTTCCCCCTAGTCGAACGGGTCCGGGCGGCGACCGGCGGACTGCCCATCGAGTTGATCGGCGACGGCGTGGCCATCACCGCGGCCGAGCACTGGCAGGGCGCGGCGCGCGGCCACGACAACGCGCTGTGCATGGTGGTGTCGACGGGCGTCGGCGGTGGCCTCGTCCTCGGCGGGAAGCTGCACGCGGGCCCCACCGGAAATGCGGGGCACATCGGTCACATCAGCGTCGACCTCGACGGCGACCCCTGCCCCTGCGGTGCGCGCGGCTGCGTCGAGCGCATCGCGAGCGGCCCCAATATCGCCCGCCGCGCCCTGGCCAACGGCTGGCGGCCCGGCCCCGACGGCGACACCTCCGCCGCCGCGGTCGCCACCGCCGCCCGCGCCGGCGACCCCGTCGCAGTCGCCTCCTTCGAACGCGCCGCCCAGGCCCTCGCCGCCGGTATCGCCGCCACCGCCACCCTCGTCGAGATCGACCTGGCCGTCATCGGCGGCGGTGTCGCGGGCGCCGGCGACGTCCTCTTCGCCCCCCTGCGCACCGCCCTCAAGGACTACGCCACGCTGTCCTTCGTACAGGACCTGACCATCGCCCCCGCCGTGATGGGCACCGACGCGGGCCTGGTGGGCGCGGCCGCGGCGGCGCTGGCGCGTCGGCCGGGCCCGCCGGTGGCCGGAGAGTGA
- a CDS encoding LacI family DNA-binding transcriptional regulator gives MDDRTGQRIVPETANGIARRPENRYGNRPTMKDVAARAGVGLKTVSRVVNGEPGVTPDTERRVQEAIEALGFRRNDSARVLRKGRTASIGLVLEDLADPFYGPLSRAVEEVSRAHGSLLINGSSAEDPDREQELALALCARRVDGLVVIPAGDDHRYLEPEIRAGVATVFVDRPAGRIDADVVLSDSFGGARDGAAHLIAHGHRRIGFIGDMPRIHTAAERLRGYRAAMEDAGIHVEDTWMSLGVTDPERVRRAAEEMLSGPAPVTAVFAGNNRVTVTVVRVLAEHTRPVALVGFDDFELADLLRPGITVVAQDPARLGRTAAERLFQQLDGSLVTPERIELPTRLIARGSGELPPAD, from the coding sequence GTGGACGACAGGACAGGACAGCGCATAGTGCCCGAGACCGCCAACGGCATCGCCCGCCGCCCCGAGAACCGCTACGGCAACCGTCCCACGATGAAGGACGTCGCGGCCCGGGCCGGGGTCGGTCTGAAGACGGTCTCCCGGGTGGTGAACGGCGAGCCGGGCGTCACTCCGGACACCGAGCGCCGCGTCCAGGAGGCGATCGAGGCACTCGGCTTCCGGCGCAACGACAGCGCGCGGGTGCTGCGCAAGGGCCGTACGGCCAGCATCGGCCTGGTCCTGGAGGACCTCGCCGACCCGTTCTACGGCCCCCTCAGCCGGGCGGTGGAGGAGGTGTCCCGCGCGCACGGCTCACTGCTGATCAACGGATCCAGCGCGGAGGACCCGGACCGGGAGCAGGAGCTGGCGCTGGCGCTGTGCGCGCGCCGGGTGGACGGGCTGGTCGTCATCCCGGCGGGGGACGACCACCGCTATCTGGAGCCCGAGATCAGGGCGGGTGTCGCCACGGTGTTCGTGGACCGCCCGGCCGGGCGGATCGACGCCGACGTCGTGCTGTCGGACAGCTTCGGCGGCGCCCGTGACGGCGCGGCCCACCTCATCGCCCACGGCCACCGCCGCATCGGCTTCATCGGCGACATGCCCCGCATCCACACCGCCGCCGAGCGGCTGCGCGGCTACCGGGCGGCCATGGAGGACGCGGGCATACACGTCGAGGACACATGGATGTCCCTCGGCGTCACCGACCCCGAGCGGGTCCGCAGGGCGGCCGAGGAGATGCTGTCCGGCCCGGCGCCCGTCACGGCGGTCTTCGCGGGCAACAACCGGGTGACGGTCACCGTCGTACGGGTCCTCGCCGAGCACACCCGCCCGGTCGCCCTCGTCGGCTTCGACGACTTCGAGCTCGCCGATCTGCTCCGGCCGGGCATCACCGTGGTCGCCCAGGACCCCGCCCGGCTGGGCCGCACCGCCGCCGAGCGCCTCTTCCAGCAGCTGGACGGCTCCCTCGTCACCCCGGAGCGCATCGAGCTGCCGACCCGGCTGATCGCCCGCGGCTCGGGCGAACTCCCGCCCGCGGACTGA